From one Dysidea avara chromosome 9, odDysAvar1.4, whole genome shotgun sequence genomic stretch:
- the LOC136265625 gene encoding uncharacterized protein isoform X2, whose translation MATFNTADDGLPASSKFLHMFRDESQGKQRPVLADINKYLVPWWASKWKQLGAQLNIGENKMDIIEYNNPHDCERCCSKMLNDWLNDTLDATWDHLTIAVDKLPSLDVTVQEAFSVLRDRYVTGRFYMSGNHWPPYQPKHYTTLALIHYKEAYADTKVISIKKLAIKGKAIPGECDSSPTEFDGIGTRSGGDIFKNISELFALPSTADKSTFDSGFILIEGVPGIGKTILSKEIAYQWANRNLLENKKLLFLVFLRNIRSTTVKSIEEFVKHILKSGEMAPSIRKYLRESKGKDLVVVLDGYDELSEEDKKDSYIADIISRQVLSHCLLVVTSRPIASLPLRHIADCRLEIVGFTEEDRLDYIKSALSNSRDRVEDLQDYLKSNPTINALCYIPLNMTILLCLCKKGIGNLPKTQTEMYKKFIVMTITRFLQKVDKNVSDIGIVNLNNLPHPHNEILQELSRFAFEALKCDKLVFKLDEIQEICPSLTTIPSNWNGLGLLNSVTYVEDGIKYVTYHFLHFSIQEYMAAYYMSTLSKNMQIKLLKRTFWLVNYYNTWIMYVGITGGESFPLQHFLSENLLQITTKLFNTGISKKLLNSKIKCLHMFQCLAEAQNDDLISSVSFFFKNQVIDLSEQTLLPKDLSTLGFFLIRSLNKHWKELNLSRCSIGNIGCKVLFERFLDKDTRPIVTIDRVDLSFNQLSSSSWFGLFNMLKSWQTSEVVIFDNTPLSDDTSRNLFALIEHVFIQSSNKVCLKSIFMGSFLFGYKLSEEETIGLLCNIRGIESIYFINCSCMELNDFLMKNMLNRQKLNHVHLLGEPLNSTFVEAVGNAVSFYRRNTSWVVYAPSLSDSFAHQMISSLPDVFSNGIVVVVSYNKIQGVINTSSLSSELSDLEILNLIAKIRSLCSIHCPSVTSWNENLQWHGNKSEGIIESFLQLLFSLKNTSVFDIKISLIEANTLFAHRVNYDGISRALICNHSLSAIYLASCNLSMTEYEEIIHYTKNSLLFLCILGCHLKLASLFTVLSKKKCTIRELFLHSMRYVTINDLNIMLSTCQASSVVLVTKDVLVAHNPLSKQLSAAIKLEPSVKVCKFLSCQLNPETCKQIAALLSSINRLDELEFTGCHIGKIECEILCNYILTTRSAPIIWRLLISSCKIAASVSFSLTKVVIVSHVEELIIDYNNYIPYETLSEHLRSNLLLCQQRISLLVSCNGVRSRFFTNVEWKRIAEKLATADSFTRLYLINCQLSCLRHSKVAFGLDKLTNLSHVYILNGTLLETAIVSIFNVFKNRRLELYICDTIAINGKALFDALTDKSFFYELQAKISLAVTMENFMCCYNISQRQFSLLSKNANSSVEHSIIALLHKMECTNKLLVFQNCQLTAVYFAEDNYKIIGVTQLLSLLSSVVSLKHFGIENIVIRKNDACTLTGILNQNTKIEKLFLNNCFQDTDCFNIVIKALHDISSLKVLGFYDNNITEEGVDLIVPVVADNKQLSDLGFGNSSLQDTSIIKLSRAMMSISTILQLGLECNSISEKAADHIADVLAHNTKLQMLRLDDNILQTTGIIQISKALQKITTLSELYIGNNNITEEAADYVAAIVSNNSALKILNLNGNKFQTVGIKKIAKALQNLYLLVELYISNNNITKEAANDIAEVIMNNRNIQKLSLSNNNFQSVGIITVAKALKNITSLTALYIDNNNVTLEAAYDTAEVILYNRKIQTFGLSNNNFQTVGVMTVSKALKRISSLSKLYIDNNNVTVEAADDIAEVIMNNCNLQVLSLSNNILKATGIIKVARALRNIFSLTELYIGSNKINENAIDDIAAVISNNTMLQKLDLSNNSFQRVGIIKIMKALKNIFIPNKSYNDATEGTAVDDVTMVFPRNDKFRVLNLSNCNLQSGGIIIVANCLQSITTLTELYLSNNCITEEAASAIANTILNNAKLKKVDLGDNHFQTQGIISIAKALQRLSSLTELYLHNNNITEEAADDIATVILNNNKLQKLSLSDNKFQTIGTIKVARVLKYVTSLTKLHIKNNDIADEAADDIAAVILNNRKLQKLCLSNNNLKTIGIRKIAKALLNISSLVELDIGNNCINVEAANDIADAVLHNTSLQGLNLNGNFLTSTGVIAVAKSLQCISTLECLALEGNCSTETAANYIVSVLVQNTELHMLNLGNNNLQTTGIIKVAKCLQNITTLTELYLHSNNITEEAAVAIATAIIENKKLQKLDLGKNNFQSSGMLVIAKALQNITSLTELYIYSNNITEKAADDIAEAILNNCALKKLSIGDNDLQTFGTITIASALLQKNFSLTELYLHKNSITEEAADFVANVIQNSYDLKRLNIGDNDFQTLGTIKIAMALQKQNSLIELYLHNNKIAEEAADGVASVILNNHKLQVLSLSDNHFQTIGIIKIARALKNVSSLTKLYINNNNISEEGAGDIAVVILKNRQLKKLHLSNNNLKTIGIRKIAKALLNISSLVELDIGNNCINVEAANDIADAVLHNTSLQGLNLNGNFLTCTGVIAVAKSLQCISTLECLALEGNCSIDFTETVADCIESVLLQNTELHVLNLGNNNLQTTGIIKVTKCLQNITTLTKLYLHSNNITEEAADYVAVVIQNNRNLKALNIGDNHFQALGMIKIAKALQKVFSLTELYLHNNNITKEAADYVAFVILNNNKLQKLSLSDNNFETIGIIKIARALQNISSLTKLYINNTNISDKAADDIAAVVAHNAKLQVLDLSYNHLHTVGIEKIAKALDTLTELNIRFNNVNQYEEHRIEAILQLELMNINSIDYV comes from the coding sequence ATGTTACTGTACAGGAAGCCTTCAGTGTTTTGAGAGATCGGTATGTTACTGGGAGATTTTATATGTCAGGCAATCATTGGCCTCCTTACCAACCTAAACACTATACAACATTAGCTCTCATTCATTACAAAGAGGCATATGCTGACACAAAAGTAATTTCAATAAAGAAACTAGCTATTAAAGGAAAAGCAATACCAGGGGAATGTGATTCTAGCCCTACTGAGTTTGATGGAATTGGAACTAGATCTGGTGGTGATATCTTTAAGAATATTTCTGAATTGTTTGCACTTCCTTCCACTGCTGATAAGTCAACTTTTGACTCTGGATTTATTTTAATAGAAGGTGTGCCTGGAATAGGAAAGACTATTTTGTCTAAAGAAATTGCTTATCAGTGGGCTAATCGTAACTTATTGGAGAACAAAAAACTTTTGTTCCTTGTATTTCTGCGCAATATTCGTTCAACTACTGTAAAGTCAATCGAAGAGTTTGTGAAGCACAtactaaaaagtggtgaaatggCTCCTAGTATTAGAAAATATCTTCGTGAAAGCAAAGGAAAAGATCTTGTTGTAGTGCTAGATGGATATGATGAGTTGTCTGAGGAAGACAAGAAAGATTCTTATATAGCTGATATAATTAGCCGTCAAGTGTTGTCACATTGTttattagtggtcacctctcgTCCTATTGCCTCGTTACCTCTTCGTCACATTGCAGACTGTAGGTTAGAGATAGTAGGGTTTACTGAGGAAGATCGACTGGATTACATAAAATCTGCTTTATCTAATTCTCGTGACAGAGTAGAAGATCTTCAGGATTATTTGAAATCTAATCCTACTATCAATGCACTTTGTTATATTCCTTTAAACATGACTATACTGCTTTGCCTTTGTAAGAAGGGAATTGGCAACTTACCAAAAACCCAAACGGAAATGTATAAAAAGTTTATTGTAATGACAATTACCAGATTCCTTCAAAAAGTAGATAAAAATGTGTCTGATATTGGTATTGTCAATTTAAACAACTTGCCTCATCCACACAATGAGATACTCCAAGAACTATCACGGTTTGCATTTGAAGCATTAAAATGCGATAAGTTAGTGTTCAAATTAGATGAAATACAGGAAATATGTCCTAGTTTAACCACAATTCCTAGTAACTGGAATGGTTTAGGTTTGCTAAATTCTGTTACTTATGTTGAAGATGGTATTAAGTATGTTACATAccattttcttcatttttcaaTTCAAGAGTACATGGCAGCCTACTATATGTCAACACTGTCAAAAAACATGCAGATCAAGCTTCTAAAACGCACATTTTGGTTGGTCAACTATTACAATACATGGATTATGTATGTGGGCATAACTGGTGGAGAAAGTTTTCCACTACAACATTTTTTGTCTGAAAACCTGCTTCAGATAACTACCAAACTATTCAATACTGGTATTTCCAAGAAGCTGTTAAATAGCAAAATAAAGTGTCTGCATATGTTTCAGTGTCTTGCAGAAGCACAAAATGATGACCTAATATCATCTGTTAGCTTCTTCTTTAAGAATCAAGTAATTGATCTCAGTGAACAGACTTTATTGCCCAAAGATCTAAGCACGCTTGGATTTTTTCTTATACGGTCTCTTAATAAGCACTGGAAAGAGCTCAACTTATCCAGGTGCAGTATAGGAAACATTGGGTGTAAAGTTCTTTTTGAAAGATTTCTAGACAAAGATACTCGTCCCATAGTAACCATTGATAGAGTCGATCTTTCTTTTAATCAGTTAAGTTCCTCGTCTTGGTTTGGTCTATTCAACATGCTTAAGTCATGGCAAACATCAGAAGTTGTAATTTTTGATAATACTCCTCTTAGTGATGATACTTCCAGAAATTTATTTGCTTTGATTGAACATGTTTTCATTCAATCTAGTAATAAAGTATGTTTAAAATCAATTTTCATGGGATCATTTTTATTTGGATACAAACTAAGTGAGGAAGAGACAATTGGTTTACTTTGTAATATCAGAGGTATTGAaagtatttattttattaactGTAGTTGCATGGAATTAAATGATTTTTTAATGAAAAACATGCTAAATAGACAGAAGCTTAATCACGTCCACCTTCTTGGGGAGCCCTTAAATTCAACATTTGTAGAAGCAGTAGGTAATGCAGTATCATTTTATAGAAGGAATACTAGTTGGGTTGTTTATGCACCTTCTTTGTCCGATAGTTTTGCTCATCAAATGATCAGTTCATTACCAGATGTGTTTTCTAATGGCATTGTGGTAGTGGTCAGTTATAACAAAATACAAGGAGTAATAAACACATCTTCTCTAAGTAGTGAACTTTCAGACTTAGAAATACTTAATCTAATTGCAAAGATAAGGTCATTATGTTCTATCCATTGTCCATCTGTAACTTCATGGAATGAGAATCTACAATGGCATGGTAATAAAAGTGAAGGAATAATTGAAAGCTTTCTCCAGCTGCTTTTTTCATTGAAGAATACAAGTGTTTTTGATATAAAAATTTCATTAATTGAAGCAAACACTTTATTTGCTCATAGAGTAAATTATGATGGTATTAGTAGAGCATTGATATGCAACCATTCTTTATCAGCCATTTATCTTGCTAGTTGCAATTTAAGCATGACAGAATATGAAGAAATTATACACTATACAAAAAACTCACTATTATTTCTTTGTATCCTTGGCTGTCATTTAAAATTAGCATCGTTGTTTACTGTATTATCAAAGAAGAAATGTACAATAAGAGAGCTATTTTTACACAGTATGCGTTATGTTACTATTAATGATTTGAATATCATGCTGTCCACTTGTCAAGCGTCTTCAGTTGTGTTAGTTACTAAAGATGTACTCGTAGCTCATAATCCCCTTAGTAAACAATTGTCAGCAGCTATCAAGTTAGAACCATCAGTCAAGGTATGTAAATTTCTTAGCTGTCAATTGAATCCTGAAACCTGTAAACAAATTGCAGCTCTTCTGAGTTCTATAAATAGATTGGACGAACTGGAATTTACTGGTTGCCATATTGGAAAGATTGAGTGTGAAATTCTATGTAATTACATACTTACTACAAGATCTGCACCAATTATATGGAGACTGCTCATTTCCTCATGCAAAATTGCCGCATCAGTGTCATTTTCTCTTACAAAGGTTGTTATTGTGAGTCATGTTGAAGAACTGATTATTGACTACAACAATTATATCCCTTATGAAACTTTATCTGAACATTTAAGAAGTAATTTATTACTGTGCCAACAGAGAATCTCCCTCCTTGTATCTTGTAATGGTGTAAGAAGTAGGTTCTTTACTAATGTGGAGTGGAAGAGAATTGCTGAAAAACTTGCAACTGCTGACTCATTCACTCGCTTATATTTGATTAATTGTCAACTGTCTTGTTTGAGGCATAGCAAAGTAGCTTTTGGTTTGGACAAATTAACAAATTTatcacatgtgtacatacttAATGGCACTTTACTTGAAACTGCTATTGTAAGCATTTTCAATGTGTTTAAGAACAGAAGGTTGGAATTGTATATATGTGATACCATAGCCATTAATGGTAAAGCATTGTTCGATGCCCTCACTGACAAATCTTTTTTCTATGAATTGCAAGCTAAAATAAGTCTTGCAGTTACAATGGAAAATTTCATGTGTTGCTACAATATATCTCAAAGGCAATTTTCTTTATTATCAAAAAATGCTAATAGTTCAGTGGAACACAGTATTATTGCACTACTTCATAAAATGGAATGCACTAACAAGTTATTAGTGTTTCAAAATTGCCAACTAACTGCAGTATATTTTGCTGAAGacaattacaaaataataggCGTTACACAATTACTTTCCTTACTTTCCTCTGTTGTATCTCTTAAAcactttggcattgaaaatATTGTAATCAGAAAAAATGATGCTTGTACCTTGACAGGTATTCTAAATCAAAATACTAAAATAGAAAAGCTGTTTTTGAACAACTGCTTTCAAGATACCGACTGTTTTAACATTGTCATAAAAGCATTACATGATATCTCAAGTTTAAAAGTTTTGGGATTTTATGACAATAACATTACAGAGGAAGGAGTAGATCTTATTGTTCCGGTGGTAGCAGATAATAAACAACTGAGTGACCTTGGTTTTGGAAATAGCAGCCTTCAAGATACTAGTATCATAAAATTATCCAGAGCTATGATGAGCATTTCCACAATACTACAATTGGGTTTAGAATGCAACAGTATTAGTGAAAAAGCAGCAGACCATATTGCAGATGTTTTAGCacataatactaaactacaaatGCTCCGTCTTGATGATAACATTCTGCAGACAACTGGTATTATTCAAATTTCTAAGGCATTGCAAAAGATCACTACACTTTCTGAATTATATATTGGTAACAACAATATcactgaagaagcagcagattATGTTGCAGCTATTGTAAGTAATAATAGTGCATTAAAAATTCTTAACCTCAATGGCAATAAGTTTCAAACGGTTGGTATTAAAAAAATAGCGAAAGCATTGCAGAATTTATATCTACTTGTTGAGTTGTACATCAGCAACAACAATATTACTAAAGAAGCAGCAAATGatatagcagaagttataatGAACAATAGAAATATACAAAAACTCAgtctcagtaataataattttcaaTCCGTTGGTATTATTACAGTGGCAAAAGCACTGAAAAATATTACTTCACTAACTGCATTGTACATTGATAACAACAACGTTACTTTAGAAGCAGCATATGATACAGCAGAGgttatactgtataatagaaAAATACAAACATTTGGTCTCAGTAATAACAACTTTCAAACAGTTGGTGTCATGACAGTGTCAAAAGCACTTAAGAGAATTTCTTCACTATCAAAATTGTACATTGACAACAATAATGTTACTgtagaagcagcagatgacatagCAGAGGTTATAATGAATAATTGTaacttacaagtacttagccTTAGTAATAACATTTTAAAAGCAACTGGTATAATAAAAGTGGCAAGAGCCCTGCGGAACATATTCTCACTTACTGAGTTGTACATTGGtagcaacaaaattaatgaaaatgcaatagatgatatagcagctgtgATATCAAATAACACTATGTTGCAAAAACTTGATCTGAGTAACAACTCTTTTCAAAGGGTAGGTATTATTAAAATAATGAAGGCACTAAAAAACATTTTCATTCCAAATAAATCATACAATGATGCTACAGAAGGCACTGCTGTTGATGATGTAACAATGGTGTTTCCACGAAATGATAAATTCCGGGTACTAAATCTTAGCAATTGCAATCTTCAATCAGGAGGTATTATAATTGTTGCAAACTGCTTGCAAAGTATTACAACACTAACTGAATTGTACCTCAGCAACAACTGTATTACCGAGGAAGCAGCAAGCGCTATAGCTAATACAATACTGAATAATGCCAAATTAAAAAAAGTCGATCTTGGTGATAATCATTTTCAAACACAAGGTATAATAAGTATAGCAAAAGCATTACAGAGGTTATCTTCACTTACTGAATTGTACctccataataataatattaccgaagaagcagcagatgacatagCAACTGTTATACTGAACAACAATAAACTGCAAAAGCTTAGCCTTAGTGATAACAAATTTCAAACAATTGGTACAATAAAAGTAGCAAGAGTATTAAAATATGTTACTTCACTTACTAAATTGCATATTAAGAACAACGATATTgctgatgaagcagcagatgatatagcagctgttaTACTGAATAATAGAAAGCTACAAAAACTTTGccttagtaataataatttgaAAACAATTGGTATAAGGAAAATAGCAAAAGCTTTACTGAATATTTCTTCACTTGTTGAATTGGACATTGGTAACAATTGCATTAATGTTGAGGCAGCAAATGATATCGCAGATGCTGTACTACATAACACTTCACTACAAGGACTTAACCTCAATGGAAATTTTCTTACATCCACTGGTGTTATAGCAGTGGCAAAATCTCTTCAGTGTATTAGCACTTTAGAATGTTTAGCTTTAGAAGGAAACTGCAGCACTGAGACAGCTGCAAATTACATAGTCTCTGTTCTAGTACAAAACACTGAACTTCATATGCTAAACCTTGGTAACAATAATCTTCAGACAACTGGTATCATTAAAGTGGCCAAGTGTTTACAAAATATTACAACACTTACTGAGTTGTACCTCCACAGCAACAATAttactgaagaagcagcagtTGCTATAGCAACTGCCATAATAGAAAATAAAAAACTGCAAAAACTTGATCTtggtaaaaataattttcagtCATCTGGAATGCTTGTAATAGCAAAAGCACTGCAAAACATTACTTCCCTTACTGAATTGTACATCTATAGTAACAATATTACTGaaaaagcagcagatgatattgcagaGGCTATTTTGAATAATTGTGCACTCAAGAAACTTAGCATTGGTGATAATGACTTGCAAACATTTGGTACAATAACGATAGCAAGTGCATTATTGCAGAAGAATTTTTCACTTACAGAGTTGTACCTCCATAAAAACAGTAttactgaagaagcagcagattTTGTAGCAAATGTCATACAAAACAGCTATGACTTGAAAAGACTTAACATTGGTGATAATGATTTTCAAACACTTGGTACTATAAAAATAGCAATGGCATTACAGAAACAAAATTCCCTTATTGAATTGTACCTCCACAATAACAAAATTgctgaagaagcagcagatggTGTAGCAAGTGTTATACTGAACAACCATAAACTGCAGGTACTTAGCCTTAGTGATAACCACTTTCAAACAATTGGTATAATAAAAATAGCAAGAGCATTAAAGAATGTTTCTTCCCTTACTAAATTATATATCAATAACAACAATATTTCTGAAGAAGGTGCAGGTGATATAGCAGTTGTTATCCTGAAAAATAGACAGTTAAAGAAACTTCAtcttagtaataataatttgaAAACAATTGGAATAAGGAAAATAGCAAAAGCTTTACTGAATATTTCTTCACTTGTTGAATTGGACATTGGTAACAATTGCATTAATGTTGAGGCAGCAAATGATATCGCAGATGCTGTATTACATAACACTTCACTACAAGGACTTAACCTCAATGGAAATTTTCTTACATGCACTGGTGTTATAGCAGTGGCAAAATCTCTTCAGTGTATTAGCACTTTAGAATGTTTAGCTTTAGAAGGAAACTGTAGTATTGATTTCACTGAAACAGTTGCAGATTGCATAGAgtctgttttattacaaaacACTGAACTTCATGTGCTAAACCTTGGTAATAATAATCTTCAGACAACTGGTATAATTAAAGTGACTAAGTGTTTACAAAATATTACAACACTTACCAAGTTGTACCTTCACAGCAACAATAttactgaagaagcagcagattATGTAGCAGTTGTCATACAGAATAACCGTAATCTGAAAGCATTGAACATCGGTGATAATCATTTTCAAGCACTTGgcatgataaaaatagcaaaaGCATTACAGAAGGTTTTTTCTCTTACTGAATTGTACctccataataataatattaccaaagAAGCAGCAGATTATGTAGCGTTTGTTATACTGAACAACAATAAACTGCAAAAACTTAGTCTAAGTGATAACAACTTTGAAACAATTGGTATAATAAAAATAGCAAGagcattacaaaatatttcctCCCTTACTAAATTGTATATCAATAATACCAATATTTCTGAtaaagcagcagatgatatagcagctgttgTAGCACACAATGCTAAATTACAAGTGCTAGATCTTAGTTACAATCACCTTCACACAGTTGGAATTGAAAAAATAGCTAAAGCATTGGATACACTTACTGAGTTGAACATCAGGTTCAACAATGTTAATCAGTATGAAGAACATAGGATAGAAGCCATTTTGCAACTAGAGTTAATGAATATTAATAGTATAGACTATGTCTAG